A single window of Candidatus Rhabdochlamydia oedothoracis DNA harbors:
- a CDS encoding IS30 family transposase, whose product MIFNNQTQGETLPKGYHHLTYDQRCQIYILKARGDTSSSIANILKVHHSTISRELKRNKGQRGYRHQQAQEKAFLRKNSQPNKKMTPQIVTRIEEKIKLQWSPIQISGWLKRHGKEHVSHETIYNHIWKDKRQGGQLYRELRHRGKKYNKQRKGTSGRGNIPGRIDIKQRPCIVEKKTRLGDWELDTVIGAGHKGVIVSMVERTSKLTKLAKVSHKTAEEVSQALIEQLKPIKDFVHTLTADNGKEFAYHQMVSFELETDFYFATPYHSWERGLNEHTNGLVRQYFPKTQSFLDTTSKDIERVETLLNNRPRKALNFETPLEVFRRLSTNMLCSGAQ is encoded by the coding sequence GTGATTTTTAACAATCAAACACAAGGAGAGACCTTGCCTAAAGGCTACCATCACCTAACCTATGACCAAAGATGTCAGATTTATATTTTAAAAGCTAGAGGAGATACATCTAGCTCAATAGCAAACATTCTAAAAGTTCATCATAGCACTATTAGTAGGGAACTTAAGAGAAATAAAGGGCAACGAGGATACCGTCATCAGCAAGCTCAAGAAAAAGCATTTCTTAGAAAAAATTCTCAGCCCAATAAAAAAATGACTCCTCAAATAGTTACCCGTATTGAAGAAAAAATCAAGTTGCAATGGAGCCCTATACAAATATCCGGATGGCTTAAAAGACATGGTAAAGAACATGTTAGTCATGAGACCATCTATAATCATATCTGGAAAGATAAACGACAGGGAGGACAGCTTTATAGAGAGCTCCGTCATCGAGGGAAAAAATATAACAAGCAGAGAAAGGGAACTTCTGGAAGAGGGAACATTCCTGGTCGTATAGATATTAAGCAACGGCCTTGTATTGTAGAAAAAAAGACTCGTTTAGGAGACTGGGAACTAGATACAGTCATAGGGGCAGGACATAAAGGCGTAATTGTATCAATGGTAGAAAGAACTTCCAAGCTAACTAAGCTCGCCAAAGTTTCTCATAAAACTGCAGAGGAAGTAAGTCAAGCGTTAATTGAACAACTTAAACCTATCAAAGATTTTGTACACACATTAACAGCAGACAACGGAAAAGAATTTGCCTATCACCAAATGGTTAGTTTCGAGCTAGAGACAGACTTCTACTTTGCAACGCCCTACCATTCTTGGGAAAGAGGCTTAAATGAGCATACAAACGGACTAGTTAGGCAATATTTTCCTAAAACACAAAGCTTTTTAGATACGACTTCCAAGGATATAGAAAGGGTGGAAACTTTACTAAATAACAGACCTAGAAAGGCTCTCAACTTCGAAACTCCACTAGAAGTGTTTAGGAGATTATCTACAAACATGCTATGCTCGGGTGCACAATAG
- a CDS encoding transposase gives MSKQGLNEEQFKILEPQMEKWVNRNHYGRKLAPWRPVVNTIFWVLRTGAPWKDAPRNKEFSHPSTAHAWLGRMQSAGF, from the coding sequence ATGAGCAAGCAAGGATTAAATGAAGAACAGTTTAAAATACTCGAACCTCAAATGGAAAAATGGGTAAATCGTAACCATTATGGAAGAAAATTAGCGCCATGGAGACCTGTAGTGAATACTATTTTCTGGGTGCTTCGGACAGGAGCTCCTTGGAAAGATGCACCTAGAAACAAGGAGTTTTCTCATCCCTCAACAGCACACGCATGGCTTGGAAGAATGCAATCTGCTGGATTTTAG
- a CDS encoding transposase — translation MAWKNAICWILDQFLEELLKLAEQLGCIDAQRLSVDGFFSSGSGGGEQVDYGYKGKGVTSHLLVEKSGKPLAITFTSASGDEKKQVIPLLRKVIPFIKKAWNQGKVPILEADKGYDSEQTRIDVLSHEVFPLIARKRNTKGYKIKGICYLEKQRWVIERTISWLKTCFRRLTVRWERKAIYWNGLLMFGLLGYWMNFLSRQVSLKQ, via the coding sequence ATGGCTTGGAAGAATGCAATCTGCTGGATTTTAGATCAATTTTTAGAAGAGCTACTTAAGCTTGCCGAACAGCTGGGGTGTATTGATGCCCAGAGACTCTCTGTAGATGGTTTTTTTTCCAGCGGAAGCGGAGGAGGAGAGCAAGTTGATTATGGCTACAAAGGTAAAGGCGTGACATCGCATTTACTGGTAGAAAAATCAGGAAAGCCTCTTGCAATCACTTTTACATCAGCATCCGGGGATGAGAAAAAACAAGTGATCCCTCTGCTTAGGAAAGTCATTCCCTTCATTAAAAAAGCATGGAATCAGGGAAAAGTACCCATACTTGAAGCAGATAAAGGTTATGACTCAGAGCAAACACGTATCGATGTTCTTTCCCATGAGGTTTTTCCTCTGATAGCTCGGAAAAGAAACACTAAGGGATATAAGATAAAAGGCATTTGCTACCTTGAAAAGCAACGTTGGGTCATTGAGAGAACGATTTCTTGGTTAAAGACATGCTTCCGTCGTCTTACAGTGCGCTGGGAAAGAAAGGCAATATATTGGAACGGACTATTAATGTTTGGACTACTGGGATATTGGATGAATTTCTTAAGTCGGCAAGTATCTTTAAAACAGTAA
- a CDS encoding DUF1328 domain-containing protein: MLTWAVIFLIIAIIAGFFGFRGVSGTATNIAKVLFFIFIILFLIYLITGYANHY, from the coding sequence ATGTTAACATGGGCCGTCATATTTCTAATCATTGCAATTATAGCAGGATTTTTTGGGTTTAGAGGTGTTTCAGGCACTGCAACTAATATAGCTAAAGTGCTTTTCTTTATTTTTATCATATTGTTTCTCATTTATTTAATTACAGGTTATGCAAATCATTATTAA